In Rattus norvegicus strain BN/NHsdMcwi chromosome 1, GRCr8, whole genome shotgun sequence, a genomic segment contains:
- the Ntf4 gene encoding neurotrophin-4 isoform X1, with protein MLPRHSCSLLLFLLLLPSVPMEPQPPSSTLPPFLAPEWDLLSPRVALSRGTPAGPPLLFLLEAGAYGEPAGAPANRSRRGVSETAPASRRGELAVCDAVSGWVTDRRTAVDLRGREVEVLGEVPAAGGSPLRQYFFETRCKAESAGEGGPGVGGGGCRGVDRRHWLSECKAKQSYVRALTADSQGRVGWRWIRIDTACVCTLLSRTGRA; from the coding sequence ATGCTCCCTCGCCactcctgctctctcctccttttccttctcctcctccccagcGTCCCCATGGAGCCCCAACCCCCCTCCTCCACCCTGCCCCCTTTTCTGGCTCCTGAGTGGGACCTCTTGTCTCCCCGAGTGGCCCTGTCAAGGGGCACCCCTGCCGggccccctctcctcttcctgctggAGGCCGGGGCCTATGGGGAGCCGGCAGGGGCCCCAGCCAACCGCAGCCGGCGCGGGGTGAGTGAGACGGCACCGGCAAGCCGCCGGGGTGAGCTGGCAGTGTGCGATGCAGTGAGTGGCTGGGTGACCGACCGGCGGACAGCTGTGGACTTGCGTGGGCGCGAGGTGGAGGTGCTGGGCGAGGTGCCTGCGGCAGGTGGCAGTCCCCTGCGTCAGTACTTCTTCGAGACGCGCTGCAAGGCCGAAAGCGCTGGGGAAGGTGGCCCAGGTGTGGGCGGAGGGGGCTGTCGCGGCGTGGATCGGAGGCACTGGCTCTCAGAATGCAAGGCTAAACAGTCCTATGTGCGGGCGTTGACTGCAGACTCTCAGGGCCGCGTGGGCTGGCGCTGGATTCGGATCGACACCGCTTGCGTCTGCACGCTCCTCAGCCGAACAGGCCGTGCCTGA
- the Saxo3 gene encoding stabilizer of axonemal microtubules 3, translating to MAGRTLALRYGPPWSPISETEVLGAWPNWHLTSSGVAHHRIPLAPFPPPTLQSTVKEPLPAASKQDPHIWAFDEVISRWETTSGSAHTPKWGSGPCAQPKAPEHEDPRRTLGIKSLAEKLRRHEGLGVPLTTKYQISETKAQYKDWPDLDQSDPLLAEPLSLELTDHHRGGPSQALIPWTRNPKLAGQPFTVNKMGVLDRLQPYMTTSARDFSRKLSGYPYQKSEICQSWPKKASRRELKSLPSVRAARAGPSQPIVPYLGALPLTRESYGPPMHPFCRMDRICLVDAPWGGLHRNPVPGIYSVPKAYCTENSRYGSARRELV from the exons ATGGCAGGTCGGACCCTAGCTCTGCGATATGGGCCCCCTTGGTCCCCTATTTCTGAAACTGAGGTGCTTGGAGCCTGGCCCAACTGGCATCTCACCAGCAGCGGGGTCGCCCACCACAGGATCCCACTGGCGCCCTTTCCTCCGCCTACTCTACAG TCTACGGTCAAGGAGCCCCTGCCTGCAGCCTCGAAACAGGACCCACACATCTGGGCTTTCGACGAAGTCATCAGCAGATGGGAAACCACCTCAGGCTCAGCACACACACCCAAGTGGGGCAGTGGCCCCTGTGCTCAGCCCAAGGCACCAGAACATGAGGATCCCAGGCGGACACTAGGCATCAAGTCTTTGGCAGAAAAG CTAAGAAGACATGAAGGCCTGGGTGTCCCTCTGACCACAAAATACCAGATCAGTGAGACAAAAGCACAGTACAAGGACTGGCCAGATCTGGATCAGAGTGACCCCCTCTTGGCAGAGCCCctatccctggagctcactgaccacCATCGAGGGGGACCTTCTCAG GCCCTAATCCCCTGGACGAGGAACCCCAAGTTGGCTGGCCAACCCTTCACAGTGAACAAGATGGGTGTCCTCGATCGGCTCCAACCTTACATGACCACTTCTGCACGGGACTTCTCAAG GAAGTTGTCTGGATATCCCTACCAGAAATCGGAGATTTGCCAGAGCTGGCCCAAGAAGGCATCTCGCCGTGAGCTGAAAAGTTTACCCAGCGTACGCGCAGCCCGCGCAGGCCCATCGCAACCGATCGTGCCATACTTGGGAGCCCTGCCTCTGACCCGGGAGTCCTACGGACCCCCGATGCACCCGTTCTGTAGGATGGACCGCATTTGCCTAGTAGACGCACCCTGGGGAGGCCTCCACCGGAATCCAGTGCCAGGCATCTACAGTGTACCGAAGGCCTACTGCACTGAGAATTCCCGCTATGGGAGTGCCAGGAGGGAGCTGGTGTGA
- the Lhb gene encoding lutropin subunit beta isoform 1 precursor (isoform 1 precursor is encoded by transcript variant 1) → MERLQGLLLWLLLSPSVVWASRGPLRPLCRPVNATLAAENEFCPVCITFTTSICAGYCPSMVRVLPAALPPVPQPVCTYRELRFASVRLPGCPPGVDPIVSFPVALSCRCGPCRLSSSDCGGPRTQPMTCDLPHLPGLLLF, encoded by the exons ATGGAGAGGCTCCAG GggctgctgctgtggctgctgctgaGCCCAAGTGTGGTGTGGGCCTCCAGGGGCCCCCTTCGGCCACTGTGCCGGCCTGTCAACGCAACCCTGGCTGCAGAGAATGAGTTCTGCCCAGTCTGCATCACCTTCACCACCAGCATCTGTGCCGGCTACTGTCCTAGCATG GTTCGAGTACTGCCAGCTGCCTTGCCTCCCGTGCCTCAGCCAGTGTGCACCTACCGTGAGCTGCGCTTCGCCTCTGTCCGCCTCCCTGGCTGCCCACCTGGTGTAGACCCCATAGTCTCCTTTCCTGTGGCCCTCAGCTGCCGCTGTGGGCCCTGCCGTCTCAGTAGCTCTGACTGTGGGGGTCCCAGGACTCAACCAATGACCTGTGACCTTCCCCACCTCCCCGGCCTTCTCCTCTTCTGA
- the Lhb gene encoding lutropin subunit beta isoform 2 precursor (isoform 2 precursor is encoded by transcript variant 2) yields the protein MSQGLLLWLLLSPSVVWASRGPLRPLCRPVNATLAAENEFCPVCITFTTSICAGYCPSMVRVLPAALPPVPQPVCTYRELRFASVRLPGCPPGVDPIVSFPVALSCRCGPCRLSSSDCGGPRTQPMTCDLPHLPGLLLF from the exons ATGTCCCAGGggctgctgctgtggctgctgctgaGCCCAAGTGTGGTGTGGGCCTCCAGGGGCCCCCTTCGGCCACTGTGCCGGCCTGTCAACGCAACCCTGGCTGCAGAGAATGAGTTCTGCCCAGTCTGCATCACCTTCACCACCAGCATCTGTGCCGGCTACTGTCCTAGCATG GTTCGAGTACTGCCAGCTGCCTTGCCTCCCGTGCCTCAGCCAGTGTGCACCTACCGTGAGCTGCGCTTCGCCTCTGTCCGCCTCCCTGGCTGCCCACCTGGTGTAGACCCCATAGTCTCCTTTCCTGTGGCCCTCAGCTGCCGCTGTGGGCCCTGCCGTCTCAGTAGCTCTGACTGTGGGGGTCCCAGGACTCAACCAATGACCTGTGACCTTCCCCACCTCCCCGGCCTTCTCCTCTTCTGA
- the Ruvbl2 gene encoding ruvB-like 2 isoform X2 — protein sequence MATVAATTKVPEIRDVTRIERIGAHSHIRGLGLDDALEPRQASQGMVGQLAARRAAGVVLEMIREGKIAGRAVLIAGQPGTGKTAIAMGMAQALGPDTPFTAIAGSEIFSLEMSKTEALTQAFRRSIGVRIKEETEIIEGEVVEIQIDRPATGTGSKVGKLTLKTTEMETIYDLGTKMIESLTKDKVQAGDVITIDKATGKISKLGRSFTRARDYDAMGSQTKFVQCPDGELQKRKEVVHTVSLHEIDVINSRTQGFLALFSGDTGEIKSEVREQINAKVAEWREEGKAEIIPGVLFIDEVHMLDIESFSFLNRALESDMAPVLIMATNRGITRIRGTSYQSPHGIPIDLLDRLLIVSTSPYSEKDTKQILRIRCEEEDVEMSEDAYTVLTRIGLETSLRYAIQLITAASLVCRKRKGTEVQVDDIKRVYSLFLDESRSTQYMKEYQDAFLFNELSEYPRLLPLWEGLHGSTQELPHIWLPLSAEGETMDTS from the exons ATGGCAACCGTG GCAGCCACTACTAAAGTCCCTGAGATCCGAGATGTGACAAGAATCGAGCGAATCG GTGCTCACTCCCACATCCGGGGCCTGGGACTGGATGATGCCCTGGAGCCAAGACAG GCTTCCCAGGGCATGGTGGGACAGCTAGCTGCCCGGCGTGCAGCTGGCGTGGTGCTGGAGATGATCCGAGAAGGGAAGATTGCGGGGCGGGCTGTCCTTATTGCTGGCCAGCCAGGCACAGGGAAGACAGCCATCGCCATGG GCATGGCCCAGGCATTGGGCCCCGACACACCGTTCACAGCCATCGCAGGCAGTGAGATCTTTTCTCTGGAGATGAGCAAGACCGAGGCTCTAACACAAGCCTTCCGCCGTTCCATTGGTGTCCGTATCAA ggaggagacagagatcATTGAAGGTGAGGTGGTGGAGATCCAGATTGATCGGCCAGCCACAGGCACG GGATCCAAGGTGGGCAAACTGACTCTCAAGACCACGGAGATGGAGACCATCTACGATCTGGGTACCAAGATGATCGAGTCCCTGACCAAGGACAAGGTCCAGGCCGg GGACGTGATCACCATCGACAAGGCCACTGGCAAGATTTCCAAGCTGGGCCGCTCTTTCACACGTGCCCGAGACTATGATGCCATGGGCTCCCAG ACCAAGTTTGTGCAGTGCCCAGACGGAGAGCTGCAAAAACGCAAGGAGGTGGTGCACACCGTGTCCCTCCATGAGATTGACGTCATCAACTCCCGCACTCAGGGCTTCTTGGCTCTCTTCTCAG GAGACACAGGGGAGATCAAGTCAGAAGTCCGAGAACAGATCAATGCCAAGGTGgcagagtggagggaggagggcaaAGCGGAGATCATCCCTGGG GTGCTGTTCATCGATGAGGTCCACATGCTGGACATTGAGAGTTTCTCTTTCCTAAACCGGGCCCTGGAGAGTGACATGGCGCCTGTTCTTATCATGGCCACCAACCGAGGCATCACCCG GATCCGAGGCACCAGCTACCAAAGTCCCCACGGCATCCCCATTGACCTGCTAGACCGGCTGCTCATTGTGTCAACATCGCCCTACAGTGAGAAGGACACCAAACAGATCCTACGTATCCG CTGTGAGGAGGAAGATGTGGAGATGAGTGAGGACGCCTACACAGTGCTGACCCGCATTGGGCTCGAGACCTCCCTGCGCTACGCCATCCAGCTCATCACAGCGGCCAGCCTGGTGTGCCGGAAACGAAAG GGCACGGAGGTGCAGGTGGACGACATCAAGCGCGTATactccctcttcctggatgaaTCCCGCTCCACACAGTACATGAAGGAATACCAGGACGCCTTCCTCTTCAATGAGCTCAGTGAGTATCCCAGGCTGCTGCCACTGTGGGAGGGGCTGCATGGGAGCACCCAGGAGCTCCCTCACATTTGGCTTCCCCTCTCTGCAGAAGGTGAAACAATGGACACCTCCTGA
- the Ruvbl2 gene encoding ruvB-like 2 → MATVAATTKVPEIRDVTRIERIGAHSHIRGLGLDDALEPRQASQGMVGQLAARRAAGVVLEMIREGKIAGRAVLIAGQPGTGKTAIAMGMAQALGPDTPFTAIAGSEIFSLEMSKTEALTQAFRRSIGVRIKEETEIIEGEVVEIQIDRPATGTGSKVGKLTLKTTEMETIYDLGTKMIESLTKDKVQAGDVITIDKATGKISKLGRSFTRARDYDAMGSQTKFVQCPDGELQKRKEVVHTVSLHEIDVINSRTQGFLALFSGDTGEIKSEVREQINAKVAEWREEGKAEIIPGVLFIDEVHMLDIESFSFLNRALESDMAPVLIMATNRGITRIRGTSYQSPHGIPIDLLDRLLIVSTSPYSEKDTKQILRIRCEEEDVEMSEDAYTVLTRIGLETSLRYAIQLITAASLVCRKRKGTEVQVDDIKRVYSLFLDESRSTQYMKEYQDAFLFNELKGETMDTS, encoded by the exons ATGGCAACCGTG GCAGCCACTACTAAAGTCCCTGAGATCCGAGATGTGACAAGAATCGAGCGAATCG GTGCTCACTCCCACATCCGGGGCCTGGGACTGGATGATGCCCTGGAGCCAAGACAG GCTTCCCAGGGCATGGTGGGACAGCTAGCTGCCCGGCGTGCAGCTGGCGTGGTGCTGGAGATGATCCGAGAAGGGAAGATTGCGGGGCGGGCTGTCCTTATTGCTGGCCAGCCAGGCACAGGGAAGACAGCCATCGCCATGG GCATGGCCCAGGCATTGGGCCCCGACACACCGTTCACAGCCATCGCAGGCAGTGAGATCTTTTCTCTGGAGATGAGCAAGACCGAGGCTCTAACACAAGCCTTCCGCCGTTCCATTGGTGTCCGTATCAA ggaggagacagagatcATTGAAGGTGAGGTGGTGGAGATCCAGATTGATCGGCCAGCCACAGGCACG GGATCCAAGGTGGGCAAACTGACTCTCAAGACCACGGAGATGGAGACCATCTACGATCTGGGTACCAAGATGATCGAGTCCCTGACCAAGGACAAGGTCCAGGCCGg GGACGTGATCACCATCGACAAGGCCACTGGCAAGATTTCCAAGCTGGGCCGCTCTTTCACACGTGCCCGAGACTATGATGCCATGGGCTCCCAG ACCAAGTTTGTGCAGTGCCCAGACGGAGAGCTGCAAAAACGCAAGGAGGTGGTGCACACCGTGTCCCTCCATGAGATTGACGTCATCAACTCCCGCACTCAGGGCTTCTTGGCTCTCTTCTCAG GAGACACAGGGGAGATCAAGTCAGAAGTCCGAGAACAGATCAATGCCAAGGTGgcagagtggagggaggagggcaaAGCGGAGATCATCCCTGGG GTGCTGTTCATCGATGAGGTCCACATGCTGGACATTGAGAGTTTCTCTTTCCTAAACCGGGCCCTGGAGAGTGACATGGCGCCTGTTCTTATCATGGCCACCAACCGAGGCATCACCCG GATCCGAGGCACCAGCTACCAAAGTCCCCACGGCATCCCCATTGACCTGCTAGACCGGCTGCTCATTGTGTCAACATCGCCCTACAGTGAGAAGGACACCAAACAGATCCTACGTATCCG CTGTGAGGAGGAAGATGTGGAGATGAGTGAGGACGCCTACACAGTGCTGACCCGCATTGGGCTCGAGACCTCCCTGCGCTACGCCATCCAGCTCATCACAGCGGCCAGCCTGGTGTGCCGGAAACGAAAG GGCACGGAGGTGCAGGTGGACGACATCAAGCGCGTATactccctcttcctggatgaaTCCCGCTCCACACAGTACATGAAGGAATACCAGGACGCCTTCCTCTTCAATGAGCTCA AAGGTGAAACAATGGACACCTCCTGA
- the Ruvbl2 gene encoding ruvB-like 2 isoform X3, translating to MPGLTEKAATTKVPEIRDVTRIERIGAHSHIRGLGLDDALEPRQASQGMVGQLAARRAAGVVLEMIREGKIAGRAVLIAGQPGTGKTAIAMGMAQALGPDTPFTAIAGSEIFSLEMSKTEALTQAFRRSIGVRIKEETEIIEGEVVEIQIDRPATGTGSKVGKLTLKTTEMETIYDLGTKMIESLTKDKVQAGDVITIDKATGKISKLGRSFTRARDYDAMGSQTKFVQCPDGELQKRKEVVHTVSLHEIDVINSRTQGFLALFSGDTGEIKSEVREQINAKVAEWREEGKAEIIPGVLFIDEVHMLDIESFSFLNRALESDMAPVLIMATNRGITRIRGTSYQSPHGIPIDLLDRLLIVSTSPYSEKDTKQILRIRCEEEDVEMSEDAYTVLTRIGLETSLRYAIQLITAASLVCRKRKGTEVQVDDIKRVYSLFLDESRSTQYMKEYQDAFLFNELKGETMDTS from the exons ATGCCTGGTTTGACGGAGAAG GCAGCCACTACTAAAGTCCCTGAGATCCGAGATGTGACAAGAATCGAGCGAATCG GTGCTCACTCCCACATCCGGGGCCTGGGACTGGATGATGCCCTGGAGCCAAGACAG GCTTCCCAGGGCATGGTGGGACAGCTAGCTGCCCGGCGTGCAGCTGGCGTGGTGCTGGAGATGATCCGAGAAGGGAAGATTGCGGGGCGGGCTGTCCTTATTGCTGGCCAGCCAGGCACAGGGAAGACAGCCATCGCCATGG GCATGGCCCAGGCATTGGGCCCCGACACACCGTTCACAGCCATCGCAGGCAGTGAGATCTTTTCTCTGGAGATGAGCAAGACCGAGGCTCTAACACAAGCCTTCCGCCGTTCCATTGGTGTCCGTATCAA ggaggagacagagatcATTGAAGGTGAGGTGGTGGAGATCCAGATTGATCGGCCAGCCACAGGCACG GGATCCAAGGTGGGCAAACTGACTCTCAAGACCACGGAGATGGAGACCATCTACGATCTGGGTACCAAGATGATCGAGTCCCTGACCAAGGACAAGGTCCAGGCCGg GGACGTGATCACCATCGACAAGGCCACTGGCAAGATTTCCAAGCTGGGCCGCTCTTTCACACGTGCCCGAGACTATGATGCCATGGGCTCCCAG ACCAAGTTTGTGCAGTGCCCAGACGGAGAGCTGCAAAAACGCAAGGAGGTGGTGCACACCGTGTCCCTCCATGAGATTGACGTCATCAACTCCCGCACTCAGGGCTTCTTGGCTCTCTTCTCAG GAGACACAGGGGAGATCAAGTCAGAAGTCCGAGAACAGATCAATGCCAAGGTGgcagagtggagggaggagggcaaAGCGGAGATCATCCCTGGG GTGCTGTTCATCGATGAGGTCCACATGCTGGACATTGAGAGTTTCTCTTTCCTAAACCGGGCCCTGGAGAGTGACATGGCGCCTGTTCTTATCATGGCCACCAACCGAGGCATCACCCG GATCCGAGGCACCAGCTACCAAAGTCCCCACGGCATCCCCATTGACCTGCTAGACCGGCTGCTCATTGTGTCAACATCGCCCTACAGTGAGAAGGACACCAAACAGATCCTACGTATCCG CTGTGAGGAGGAAGATGTGGAGATGAGTGAGGACGCCTACACAGTGCTGACCCGCATTGGGCTCGAGACCTCCCTGCGCTACGCCATCCAGCTCATCACAGCGGCCAGCCTGGTGTGCCGGAAACGAAAG GGCACGGAGGTGCAGGTGGACGACATCAAGCGCGTATactccctcttcctggatgaaTCCCGCTCCACACAGTACATGAAGGAATACCAGGACGCCTTCCTCTTCAATGAGCTCA AAGGTGAAACAATGGACACCTCCTGA
- the Ruvbl2 gene encoding ruvB-like 2 isoform X1: MPGLTEKAATTKVPEIRDVTRIERIGAHSHIRGLGLDDALEPRQASQGMVGQLAARRAAGVVLEMIREGKIAGRAVLIAGQPGTGKTAIAMGMAQALGPDTPFTAIAGSEIFSLEMSKTEALTQAFRRSIGVRIKEETEIIEGEVVEIQIDRPATGTGSKVGKLTLKTTEMETIYDLGTKMIESLTKDKVQAGDVITIDKATGKISKLGRSFTRARDYDAMGSQTKFVQCPDGELQKRKEVVHTVSLHEIDVINSRTQGFLALFSGDTGEIKSEVREQINAKVAEWREEGKAEIIPGVLFIDEVHMLDIESFSFLNRALESDMAPVLIMATNRGITRIRGTSYQSPHGIPIDLLDRLLIVSTSPYSEKDTKQILRIRCEEEDVEMSEDAYTVLTRIGLETSLRYAIQLITAASLVCRKRKGTEVQVDDIKRVYSLFLDESRSTQYMKEYQDAFLFNELSEYPRLLPLWEGLHGSTQELPHIWLPLSAEGETMDTS; the protein is encoded by the exons ATGCCTGGTTTGACGGAGAAG GCAGCCACTACTAAAGTCCCTGAGATCCGAGATGTGACAAGAATCGAGCGAATCG GTGCTCACTCCCACATCCGGGGCCTGGGACTGGATGATGCCCTGGAGCCAAGACAG GCTTCCCAGGGCATGGTGGGACAGCTAGCTGCCCGGCGTGCAGCTGGCGTGGTGCTGGAGATGATCCGAGAAGGGAAGATTGCGGGGCGGGCTGTCCTTATTGCTGGCCAGCCAGGCACAGGGAAGACAGCCATCGCCATGG GCATGGCCCAGGCATTGGGCCCCGACACACCGTTCACAGCCATCGCAGGCAGTGAGATCTTTTCTCTGGAGATGAGCAAGACCGAGGCTCTAACACAAGCCTTCCGCCGTTCCATTGGTGTCCGTATCAA ggaggagacagagatcATTGAAGGTGAGGTGGTGGAGATCCAGATTGATCGGCCAGCCACAGGCACG GGATCCAAGGTGGGCAAACTGACTCTCAAGACCACGGAGATGGAGACCATCTACGATCTGGGTACCAAGATGATCGAGTCCCTGACCAAGGACAAGGTCCAGGCCGg GGACGTGATCACCATCGACAAGGCCACTGGCAAGATTTCCAAGCTGGGCCGCTCTTTCACACGTGCCCGAGACTATGATGCCATGGGCTCCCAG ACCAAGTTTGTGCAGTGCCCAGACGGAGAGCTGCAAAAACGCAAGGAGGTGGTGCACACCGTGTCCCTCCATGAGATTGACGTCATCAACTCCCGCACTCAGGGCTTCTTGGCTCTCTTCTCAG GAGACACAGGGGAGATCAAGTCAGAAGTCCGAGAACAGATCAATGCCAAGGTGgcagagtggagggaggagggcaaAGCGGAGATCATCCCTGGG GTGCTGTTCATCGATGAGGTCCACATGCTGGACATTGAGAGTTTCTCTTTCCTAAACCGGGCCCTGGAGAGTGACATGGCGCCTGTTCTTATCATGGCCACCAACCGAGGCATCACCCG GATCCGAGGCACCAGCTACCAAAGTCCCCACGGCATCCCCATTGACCTGCTAGACCGGCTGCTCATTGTGTCAACATCGCCCTACAGTGAGAAGGACACCAAACAGATCCTACGTATCCG CTGTGAGGAGGAAGATGTGGAGATGAGTGAGGACGCCTACACAGTGCTGACCCGCATTGGGCTCGAGACCTCCCTGCGCTACGCCATCCAGCTCATCACAGCGGCCAGCCTGGTGTGCCGGAAACGAAAG GGCACGGAGGTGCAGGTGGACGACATCAAGCGCGTATactccctcttcctggatgaaTCCCGCTCCACACAGTACATGAAGGAATACCAGGACGCCTTCCTCTTCAATGAGCTCAGTGAGTATCCCAGGCTGCTGCCACTGTGGGAGGGGCTGCATGGGAGCACCCAGGAGCTCCCTCACATTTGGCTTCCCCTCTCTGCAGAAGGTGAAACAATGGACACCTCCTGA